From the Helicobacter sp. MIT 05-5293 genome, one window contains:
- a CDS encoding toxin-antitoxin system YwqK family antitoxin, producing the protein MLNKYILWAIFGICSAAWSVDLEIKTMTIGAIGEIVQGKITYLKGTDIKHGSESWYDEKGHLLHQINFVNGRKEGKETKYSIDGEVLYEAHYKNNKLEGLLQTFYPKNILESMIYYHEGKMQGEAKWYYDNGILSQEAHYKNNLPDGEAKEYYKNGKIAKQTFYKNGKIEGVSKSFFPDGTLQEVITYHNGVKNGLFQQYNQNGSLRVEVIYKNDVKTDKESIYNDAGILLIQRLYDDSKNRVEVSWFRENGTIATQMLYENNHAVWQKDFNELGETLLKIDCKAHSCRSGLGGVIEHGAISLPVITYQ; encoded by the coding sequence ATGTTAAATAAATACATTTTATGGGCTATATTTGGAATCTGCAGTGCGGCTTGGAGTGTGGATTTAGAAATCAAGACAATGACTATTGGAGCGATTGGTGAAATTGTCCAAGGAAAAATCACTTATCTTAAAGGCACAGATATTAAGCATGGGAGCGAATCGTGGTATGATGAAAAAGGGCATTTACTTCATCAGATAAATTTTGTGAATGGACGAAAAGAGGGAAAGGAAACAAAGTATTCTATTGATGGCGAAGTGCTTTATGAGGCTCATTATAAAAATAATAAACTTGAGGGATTACTCCAAACTTTTTATCCTAAAAATATTCTAGAATCTATGATTTATTATCACGAGGGCAAAATGCAGGGTGAGGCAAAATGGTATTATGATAATGGAATCTTATCGCAAGAAGCACATTATAAAAATAATCTGCCCGATGGCGAAGCAAAAGAATATTATAAAAATGGCAAGATCGCCAAACAGACTTTTTATAAAAATGGCAAAATCGAAGGCGTAAGCAAGAGTTTTTTCCCCGATGGCACGCTTCAAGAGGTCATTACTTATCATAATGGTGTAAAAAATGGTCTTTTTCAGCAATACAACCAAAATGGTTCATTGAGAGTTGAAGTAATATATAAAAATGATGTCAAAACAGACAAAGAAAGCATTTATAATGATGCTGGGATTCTGTTGATACAACGTTTGTATGATGATTCTAAAAATCGCGTTGAGGTGAGTTGGTTTCGTGAAAATGGCACGATTGCTACACAAATGCTTTATGAAAATAATCACGCTGTGTGGCAAAAGGATTTCAATGAGCTAGGAGAGACGCTTTTAAAAATCGATTGCAAGGCACATAGTTGTCGCTCTGGCTTGGGAGGTGTGATTGAGCATGGAGCAATAAGCTTACCGGTGATAACATATCAGTGA